A region of Actinomycetota bacterium DNA encodes the following proteins:
- a CDS encoding xanthine dehydrogenase family protein subunit M gives MIPAAFDYERAESVDHAIELLGSDEEAKILAGGHSLLPLMKLRLAQPSKLVDISRVDGLSEISDEADAMVIGALTRHHDVANSDVLQANCPIVAHTAGEIGDPAVRHVGTIGGSVAHADPASDLPTVLLALGATMVVRGPGGASREVGAGDFFKGLFEPDLAPDEVLVQIRVPRHTGGWSYLKFHRRAQDWALVGVAALAANGSGPTVALTNMGDRPLRASAVEHALGAGADPATAAQLAAEGTSPPSDAFGSAEYRRELSKVLVQRALEQAMA, from the coding sequence GTGATCCCCGCGGCGTTCGACTACGAACGGGCGGAGTCGGTCGATCACGCGATCGAGCTGCTCGGCTCCGACGAGGAGGCGAAGATCCTCGCCGGTGGTCACTCCCTGCTGCCGCTGATGAAGCTGCGGCTCGCGCAACCCTCGAAGCTCGTGGACATCTCGCGGGTCGACGGACTGTCGGAGATCTCCGACGAGGCGGACGCGATGGTGATCGGCGCACTCACACGTCATCACGACGTCGCGAACAGCGATGTGCTGCAGGCGAACTGCCCGATCGTCGCGCACACGGCGGGCGAGATCGGTGATCCGGCCGTTCGGCACGTCGGAACGATCGGCGGGTCGGTCGCCCATGCCGATCCGGCCAGCGATCTGCCGACGGTGCTGCTCGCGCTCGGCGCGACGATGGTCGTCCGCGGTCCGGGCGGCGCCTCGCGCGAGGTGGGCGCGGGAGACTTCTTCAAGGGCCTGTTCGAGCCCGATCTCGCGCCGGACGAGGTGCTCGTCCAGATCCGGGTTCCCCGGCACACGGGGGGATGGAGCTACCTCAAGTTCCACCGCCGCGCGCAGGACTGGGCGCTGGTCGGGGTCGCGGCTCTGGCCGCGAACGGTTCGGGACCGACGGTCGCGCTGACGAACATGGGCGACCGACCGCTGCGCGCGAGCGCCGTCGAGCACGCGCTGGGTGCGGGGGCCGATCCCGCGACGGCGGCGCAGCTGGCTGCCGAGGGAACGAGCCCGCCCTCGGACGCGTTCGGCTCGGCGGAGTACCGCCGGGAGCTGTCGAAGGTGCTCGTGCAGCGTGCGCTCGAACAGGCGATGGCGTAG
- a CDS encoding GNAT family N-acetyltransferase translates to MPVPADIRPLIVEDAAACDAVVASLPYHFGNEDGRRLCAEAVRSQDGLVAVERDPAAGEGDVVGFLTFERHFEASAEITWMAVRADRRHGGVGTALLDEVCARLEAEGRTLLLAFTVSPSEPDDEVDGYDATRAFYRSRGFETAREVPELWPDDPAILLVRVLGGA, encoded by the coding sequence ATGCCCGTTCCCGCCGACATCCGTCCGCTGATCGTCGAGGACGCCGCTGCGTGCGACGCGGTCGTGGCGAGCCTGCCGTACCACTTCGGGAACGAGGACGGCCGCCGCCTGTGCGCCGAGGCGGTGCGTTCGCAGGACGGCCTCGTCGCGGTCGAGCGGGATCCGGCTGCAGGGGAAGGGGACGTCGTCGGGTTCCTCACGTTCGAGCGGCACTTCGAGGCGAGCGCGGAGATCACGTGGATGGCGGTCCGCGCGGATCGACGCCACGGCGGGGTGGGAACGGCGTTGCTCGACGAGGTGTGCGCGCGACTCGAGGCAGAGGGACGCACGCTGCTGCTGGCCTTCACGGTCTCGCCCTCGGAGCCCGACGACGAGGTGGACGGCTACGACGCGACCCGCGCGTTCTACCGGTCGCGGGGGTTCGAGACGGCGCGTGAGGTTCCCGAGCTGTGGCCCGACGACCCGGCGATCCTGTTGGTGCGGGTGCTGGGCGGCGCGTAG
- a CDS encoding GNAT family N-acetyltransferase, which translates to MRQPSPDHDRAAEVHELSVAPARFRQRIGSQLLAGVEAEIQASGFSAAILWVREDDRGAQAFYLSNGWTPDGAEMQLRKDRVRTYQRWGKALETEARG; encoded by the coding sequence GTGAGGCAACCGAGCCCGGACCACGATCGCGCGGCGGAAGTCCACGAGCTGTCCGTTGCGCCGGCTCGGTTCCGGCAGCGGATCGGGTCCCAGCTCCTTGCAGGAGTCGAAGCGGAGATCCAGGCTTCTGGTTTCTCTGCAGCCATCCTGTGGGTGCGCGAGGACGACCGCGGCGCGCAGGCGTTCTACCTGTCGAACGGGTGGACACCGGATGGGGCCGAGATGCAGCTCCGCAAGGATCGTGTGCGCACGTATCAACGATGGGGCAAGGCGCTGGAAACGGAGGCACGAGGATGA
- a CDS encoding SRPBCC family protein, producing the protein MQIENAFTVPTPVDRLWAFLLDVERIAPCMPGAELTEVVDDRTWKGKLKAKFGPVAMNFAGTVTMAERDDAMHRVVLRAKGMESKGKGAADASVTAWLEPDGAGTTTVKMEADITMAGVVAQVSRGLLPDVSKKLTQQFADCLQAKLEEEHEDAEAGGSETGAGADSGPVGGVRLGLWALLRAIGRLFRRLTGKSDDH; encoded by the coding sequence GTGCAGATCGAGAACGCGTTCACCGTGCCCACGCCGGTCGATCGACTCTGGGCGTTCCTGCTCGACGTCGAACGGATCGCACCGTGCATGCCGGGAGCCGAGCTCACCGAAGTGGTCGACGACCGCACCTGGAAGGGCAAGCTCAAGGCGAAGTTCGGTCCAGTGGCGATGAACTTCGCTGGAACGGTCACGATGGCCGAGCGTGACGACGCGATGCATCGCGTGGTGCTGCGCGCCAAGGGGATGGAGTCCAAGGGCAAGGGGGCCGCGGACGCGAGCGTGACCGCGTGGCTGGAGCCCGACGGCGCGGGAACCACGACCGTGAAGATGGAGGCCGACATCACGATGGCGGGCGTCGTCGCTCAGGTGTCGCGCGGACTGTTGCCCGACGTGTCGAAGAAGCTCACGCAGCAGTTCGCCGACTGCCTGCAGGCGAAGCTCGAGGAGGAGCATGAGGACGCCGAGGCCGGCGGCTCGGAGACAGGGGCCGGGGCCGACTCCGGACCGGTCGGAGGGGTGCGCCTCGGGCTCTGGGCGCTGCTGCGGGCGATCGGTCGCCTCTTCCGACGACTCACGGGGAAGTCCGACGACCACTGA
- a CDS encoding (2Fe-2S)-binding protein has product MTRVAVTVNGEQREAEVEPRQLLVYFLREGLGLTGTNVGCDTSSCGSCTVHVDDEAVKSCTMLAVQADGRRVTTIEGMAAGGQLHPMQEAFRRNHGLQCGYCTPGMVMAATSYLEENASPSETEVRQALEGNLCRCTGYQNIVKAVLDAASPERVGRAIGDAVNGPEGGA; this is encoded by the coding sequence ATGACGCGCGTCGCGGTCACCGTCAACGGGGAGCAGCGCGAGGCCGAGGTGGAGCCCCGACAGCTCCTCGTCTACTTCCTCCGGGAGGGGCTCGGTCTCACGGGGACCAACGTCGGGTGCGACACCTCCAGCTGCGGATCGTGCACGGTCCACGTCGACGACGAGGCGGTGAAGTCCTGCACGATGCTCGCGGTGCAGGCCGACGGCAGACGGGTCACGACGATCGAGGGCATGGCCGCCGGCGGGCAGCTCCACCCGATGCAGGAGGCGTTCCGTCGCAACCACGGGCTGCAGTGCGGCTATTGCACGCCGGGGATGGTCATGGCCGCGACGAGCTATCTCGAGGAGAACGCCTCGCCGAGCGAGACCGAGGTGCGCCAGGCCCTCGAGGGGAACCTCTGCCGCTGCACCGGCTATCAGAACATCGTCAAGGCCGTGCTCGACGCCGCCTCGCCCGAGCGCGTGGGGCGCGCGATCGGCGATGCGGTCAACGGCCCGGAGGGTGGCGCGTGA
- a CDS encoding nucleotidyl transferase AbiEii/AbiGii toxin family protein encodes MTEKHDDARIIEFFHLAFLQVLPLRLDQARYVVKGGVNLRYFFESLRYSQDVDLDAVAIESWALGSKVDEVLASPAISLLLRSRGIVVEQVSKPKQTETTQRWKVLIAVTGRRVPVRTKIEFSHPSADPRRILEAVPDRVVDPYGLRPPTMFHYTAGAALEQKVRALVGRSQTQARDVFDLELLLRTHRDDISVELMDEGILEVAVERIFELPVDAFRDQVLPFLEPDIAALYDDPAAWEQMRRSVAQRLTEIG; translated from the coding sequence ATGACAGAGAAGCATGATGATGCGCGGATCATCGAGTTCTTCCACCTGGCCTTCCTTCAGGTCCTTCCGCTGCGCCTGGACCAAGCTCGTTACGTCGTCAAAGGCGGCGTCAACCTCCGCTACTTCTTCGAGAGCCTTCGCTACTCACAGGATGTCGATCTCGACGCCGTGGCGATCGAGTCTTGGGCCCTCGGATCGAAGGTCGATGAGGTTCTTGCTTCCCCGGCGATCAGCCTTCTGCTCCGTAGCCGAGGCATTGTCGTGGAACAGGTGAGCAAGCCCAAGCAGACCGAGACGACACAACGCTGGAAGGTGCTGATCGCGGTGACGGGACGCCGGGTGCCGGTGCGCACCAAGATCGAGTTCAGTCACCCATCCGCGGACCCGCGCCGGATCCTGGAGGCGGTGCCTGATCGCGTGGTGGATCCGTACGGACTCCGTCCACCAACGATGTTTCACTACACGGCCGGGGCTGCCTTGGAACAGAAGGTGCGGGCTCTCGTCGGGCGCTCGCAGACGCAGGCCCGCGATGTCTTCGATCTCGAACTGCTGCTGCGCACGCACCGTGATGACATCAGCGTGGAACTGATGGATGAGGGGATCCTCGAGGTGGCCGTCGAGAGGATCTTCGAGTTGCCGGTCGACGCGTTCCGCGATCAGGTCCTGCCCTTCCTCGAGCCCGACATCGCGGCGCTCTACGACGACCCGGCCGCCTGGGAGCAGATGCGCAGGTCCGTCGCCCAACGGCTCACGGAGATCGGATGA
- a CDS encoding XdhC family protein, with protein sequence MSEIAEVLAAIEELSARGEPMALATIVAVRGSTYRRPGARLLVPKEGTPIGNISGGCLEGDIAEVARRVIDDGGARLVGWDLTADDDAVWGTGLGCNGAIEVFVEPAERAAEVAGALRIAIEEQRPLAVVTVLESDVDGAPAGSRLLVRPGGETEGGLGDAGLDASARDAAIERLATEASEVRSLTGSSGEARAFVEVLEPPLRVLLCGAGHDAIPLVEMASVLGWGPIVIDDRPAFLTRQRFPKAAGFVAVATPDEAATAAAADERSFAVVMTHNFLRDKDYLRGLLASRVPYIAMLGPAARTERILAELAEEGVAIGVAERERIHAPAGLDLGAEGPEEIAQAIAAEIVAVRRRRPGGFLKERPGPIHDRLAQARQAGSLPTGRG encoded by the coding sequence ATGAGCGAGATCGCCGAGGTGCTCGCCGCGATCGAGGAGCTCTCCGCCCGTGGGGAGCCGATGGCGCTCGCCACGATCGTCGCCGTCCGTGGCTCGACCTACCGCCGTCCCGGAGCGCGGTTGCTCGTCCCGAAGGAAGGAACGCCGATCGGGAACATCTCCGGTGGCTGCCTCGAGGGCGACATCGCGGAGGTCGCGCGACGCGTGATCGACGACGGTGGCGCGCGACTGGTCGGCTGGGACCTGACCGCCGACGACGACGCGGTCTGGGGGACAGGCCTCGGGTGCAACGGCGCGATCGAGGTGTTCGTCGAGCCGGCCGAGCGTGCGGCCGAGGTCGCCGGAGCCCTGCGGATCGCGATCGAGGAACAGCGGCCGCTCGCCGTCGTCACCGTGCTCGAGTCCGACGTGGACGGCGCACCGGCGGGCTCCCGCCTGCTCGTGCGGCCCGGCGGCGAGACCGAGGGCGGCCTCGGCGACGCCGGGCTGGACGCGTCGGCACGCGACGCCGCGATCGAACGCCTCGCCACCGAGGCCTCGGAGGTCCGATCGCTCACCGGTTCCTCGGGGGAGGCGCGTGCCTTCGTCGAGGTGCTCGAGCCGCCGTTGCGTGTGCTCCTGTGCGGGGCGGGGCACGACGCGATCCCCCTCGTCGAGATGGCCTCGGTCCTCGGGTGGGGACCGATCGTGATCGACGATCGGCCCGCGTTCCTCACCCGGCAGCGGTTCCCGAAGGCCGCGGGGTTCGTGGCCGTCGCGACACCGGACGAGGCGGCGACGGCCGCCGCCGCGGACGAGCGGAGCTTCGCCGTCGTGATGACGCACAACTTCCTGCGCGACAAGGACTACCTGCGCGGCCTGCTCGCCTCGCGCGTTCCCTACATCGCGATGCTCGGACCGGCGGCGCGGACCGAGCGCATCCTCGCGGAACTTGCCGAGGAGGGCGTCGCGATCGGCGTTGCGGAACGCGAGCGGATCCACGCTCCCGCGGGACTCGACCTCGGCGCCGAGGGACCCGAGGAGATCGCCCAGGCGATCGCGGCCGAGATCGTCGCCGTCCGGCGCCGGCGCCCGGGTGGGTTCCTGAAGGAGCGTCCCGGGCCGATCCACGACCGTCTCGCGCAGGCCCGGCAGGCAGGTTCCCTCCCGACCGGTCGAGGGTAG
- a CDS encoding mechanosensitive ion channel family protein, whose translation MFAQQNQTLVDDVERLVTNEQWLAIAISVVVATVLTIAAQLVVRRLRRRMENVGSDSTRDLAIRRAGTVGHGLSRLIVAVIWFLAALMILSALGVNLAPLLASAGVAGVALGFGAQSVVRDGLTGFFILVENQFGVGDVVAIETGNGQISGTVEELSMRTTRVRSYDGTIHTVPNGNIVYVSNQSRGWARAIVDVRVAYSEDTDKLRGVLEELFGELHDDPEFSDALMSGPEVLGIQALGETGVVVRIVAQTAPSRRWALERLLRERVATRLEERGVKVPTQPSALRTGGDPTAP comes from the coding sequence ATGTTCGCCCAGCAGAACCAGACCCTCGTGGACGACGTCGAACGGCTCGTGACGAACGAGCAATGGCTCGCGATCGCGATCTCCGTCGTCGTCGCCACCGTGCTCACGATCGCCGCCCAGCTCGTCGTCCGACGTTTGCGCCGACGCATGGAGAACGTCGGCAGCGATTCCACCCGCGACCTCGCGATCCGTCGCGCCGGCACCGTCGGTCACGGTCTGTCCCGCCTGATCGTCGCCGTGATCTGGTTCCTCGCGGCCCTCATGATCCTCTCGGCGCTCGGGGTTAACCTCGCGCCGCTGCTCGCGAGCGCGGGTGTCGCCGGGGTGGCTCTCGGGTTCGGCGCGCAGTCGGTCGTCCGTGACGGGCTCACCGGCTTCTTCATCCTCGTCGAGAACCAGTTCGGCGTCGGAGACGTCGTCGCGATCGAGACCGGCAACGGACAGATCTCCGGCACCGTCGAGGAGCTGAGCATGCGCACCACCCGGGTGCGTTCCTACGACGGGACGATCCATACCGTTCCCAACGGGAACATCGTCTACGTCAGCAACCAGTCGCGGGGCTGGGCGCGTGCGATCGTCGACGTGCGCGTCGCCTACAGCGAGGACACAGACAAGCTCCGCGGTGTGCTCGAGGAGCTGTTCGGGGAGCTGCACGACGACCCCGAATTCTCCGACGCGCTCATGTCCGGACCCGAGGTGCTCGGCATCCAGGCCCTCGGGGAGACCGGCGTCGTCGTGCGGATCGTCGCCCAGACGGCGCCGAGCAGGCGCTGGGCGCTCGAGCGTCTCTTGCGCGAACGGGTCGCGACGCGCCTGGAAGAGCGGGGTGTGAAGGTCCCGACGCAGCCCTCGGCGCTCCGGACCGGCGGGGACCCGACCGCCCCTTAG
- a CDS encoding DUF6529 family protein: protein MEGFFDSLTQGNVTQVKTVLASVIMALAFYQLFLMAIGYRKVKSRLLKSGSASFTHRAVGDTILVLAFLVALMCFTYFDLGDGDGDETRLTIHAIAGTGTIVLFTVKVIAVRWGARLHRFLPLLGFTVFALLAVTWFTSAGDVLFGG from the coding sequence GTGGAAGGGTTCTTCGACTCGCTGACGCAGGGCAACGTCACCCAAGTGAAGACCGTGCTCGCGTCAGTGATCATGGCGCTCGCCTTCTATCAACTGTTCCTGATGGCGATCGGGTACCGGAAGGTGAAGTCACGGCTGCTGAAGTCGGGGTCGGCCTCGTTCACCCACCGGGCGGTCGGGGACACGATCCTGGTGCTCGCGTTCCTCGTCGCGCTGATGTGTTTCACCTACTTCGACCTCGGCGACGGCGACGGCGACGAGACCCGCTTGACGATCCACGCGATCGCCGGAACAGGGACGATCGTCCTGTTCACCGTGAAGGTGATCGCGGTCCGCTGGGGCGCCAGGCTCCATCGGTTCCTGCCCCTGCTCGGCTTCACGGTGTTCGCCCTGCTCGCGGTGACGTGGTTCACGTCCGCGGGCGACGTGCTGTTCGGAGGATGA
- a CDS encoding MoxR family ATPase yields MTDGGAAFGSVEELTQALGHEHYLADRGLATAIYLAISLDKPLLLEGEAGVGKTEVAKVLASMLGRDLIRLQCYEGIDANQALYEWNYSRQLIAVRAMDAADATTHVEDLFGPEYLVERPLLAAIRAGSRAVLLVDELDRADDEFEAFLLEILSEFAVTIPEVGRIAAERPPIVIVTSNRTRELHDALKRRCLYHWIDHPGLDREVEIVRARAPEVDAALARDVAGAVSRLRALDIAKRPGVAETIDWANALTFLGADRLDEQTAEATLGTVLKDHEDQELATARLSEVLAPEAVAEDG; encoded by the coding sequence ATGACGGATGGCGGAGCCGCGTTCGGGTCGGTCGAGGAGCTCACGCAGGCACTCGGGCACGAGCACTATCTCGCCGATCGGGGGCTGGCGACCGCGATCTACCTCGCGATCTCGCTCGACAAGCCGCTGCTGCTCGAGGGTGAGGCAGGGGTCGGTAAGACCGAGGTCGCCAAGGTGCTCGCTTCCATGCTCGGGCGGGACCTGATCCGCTTGCAGTGCTACGAGGGCATCGACGCGAACCAGGCGCTGTACGAATGGAACTACTCGCGTCAGCTGATCGCGGTCCGCGCGATGGACGCCGCCGATGCGACGACGCACGTCGAGGATCTGTTCGGTCCCGAGTACCTGGTGGAACGCCCGCTGCTCGCCGCGATCCGCGCCGGATCCCGCGCCGTGCTGCTCGTCGACGAGCTGGATCGTGCCGACGACGAGTTCGAGGCGTTCCTGCTCGAGATCCTGTCGGAGTTCGCCGTCACGATCCCCGAAGTGGGACGGATCGCCGCGGAGCGGCCGCCGATCGTGATCGTCACCTCGAACCGAACCCGCGAGCTCCACGACGCCTTGAAGCGCCGCTGCCTCTATCACTGGATCGACCACCCGGGTCTCGACCGCGAGGTGGAGATCGTCCGGGCCCGCGCGCCCGAGGTCGATGCCGCGCTCGCGCGCGACGTCGCCGGCGCGGTCTCGCGGCTGCGGGCGCTCGACATCGCGAAGCGCCCCGGCGTCGCGGAGACGATCGACTGGGCGAACGCGCTGACGTTCCTGGGTGCGGACCGGCTCGACGAGCAGACGGCCGAGGCGACGCTCGGCACCGTCCTGAAGGACCACGAGGATCAGGAGCTGGCCACCGCCCGCCTGTCGGAGGTGCTCGCTCCCGAGGCCGTCGCCGAGGATGGCTGA
- a CDS encoding phosphodiester glycosidase family protein has product MAALVSAALVVPAGADDPAAQASTSRARVAKSRSVTLAPGLTFTTVTKPSIPLKYYVLKAEPQKALSIDTAMAGTQFGNYARLSSIGSNHNAIAGINGDFSDSGMPVHPFAEDGTLMTSGLSKGASFAVSRDELDSYVNNQNVGVEGLNVRSGRAFAIDEWNAGDPGGSDVSAFTSNGGSRQDPPRDACAARLFPDGAMRFGAGGVGLVRDYEVDRVICGSSPATLGGGVLLTARRGTSASNNVINDMSGGDQVRLTWRVADWRKTMDVIGGAPLLVQNGRKVADDGCDWYFCDRNPRSGVGVKADGTVLLITVDGRSSSSKGVTPEGFAQIFLDHGARYAVNLDGGGGATMWVRGRGIVNRPSDGGERPLTNAILVLPGNDNDEPNPSRVARTIVSRRAAADAARAAMHDPGSTGGLLDLLG; this is encoded by the coding sequence GTGGCCGCCCTCGTGAGCGCGGCCCTCGTCGTTCCCGCCGGGGCCGATGACCCGGCGGCGCAAGCATCCACATCGCGCGCCCGGGTGGCCAAGTCGCGCTCGGTGACGCTCGCGCCGGGCCTCACCTTCACGACCGTGACGAAGCCCTCGATCCCCTTGAAGTACTACGTCCTCAAGGCTGAGCCACAGAAGGCTCTCTCGATCGACACCGCGATGGCGGGCACACAGTTCGGCAACTACGCGCGGCTGAGCTCGATCGGGTCAAACCACAACGCGATCGCGGGCATCAACGGAGACTTCTCCGACAGCGGCATGCCCGTGCACCCGTTCGCCGAGGACGGAACGCTGATGACCTCCGGCCTGAGCAAGGGCGCCAGCTTCGCGGTCTCTCGCGACGAGCTCGACTCCTACGTGAACAACCAGAACGTCGGCGTCGAGGGCCTCAACGTCCGGTCAGGCCGCGCGTTCGCGATCGACGAGTGGAACGCGGGCGATCCGGGCGGCAGCGACGTGTCGGCGTTCACCTCGAACGGAGGCAGCCGTCAAGACCCGCCCCGCGACGCCTGCGCGGCACGGCTGTTCCCCGACGGCGCGATGCGGTTCGGGGCCGGCGGCGTCGGACTCGTCCGCGACTACGAGGTCGATCGCGTGATCTGCGGGAGCTCGCCGGCCACCCTCGGCGGAGGGGTGCTTTTGACCGCCAGACGCGGAACGTCCGCGTCGAACAACGTGATCAACGACATGAGCGGCGGTGACCAGGTGCGGCTCACCTGGCGCGTCGCCGACTGGCGCAAGACGATGGACGTGATCGGTGGCGCTCCGCTGCTCGTCCAGAACGGACGCAAGGTCGCCGACGACGGTTGCGACTGGTACTTCTGCGACCGCAACCCGCGCTCGGGCGTCGGGGTCAAGGCCGACGGGACGGTGCTGCTGATCACCGTCGACGGACGTTCGAGCTCGTCGAAGGGCGTCACCCCGGAGGGGTTCGCGCAGATCTTCCTCGACCACGGGGCCCGCTACGCGGTGAACCTGGACGGCGGGGGTGGCGCGACGATGTGGGTGCGCGGTCGGGGGATCGTGAACCGCCCCTCCGACGGCGGGGAGCGACCGCTCACGAACGCGATCCTCGTTCTTCCCGGTAACGACAACGACGAGCCCAACCCCTCGCGCGTGGCGCGCACCATCGTCTCGAGGCGTGCCGCCGCCGACGCCGCCCGCGCCGCGATGCACGACCCCGGCTCGACCGGCGGTCTGCTCGACCTGCTCGGCTGA